A single region of the Micropterus dolomieu isolate WLL.071019.BEF.003 ecotype Adirondacks linkage group LG02, ASM2129224v1, whole genome shotgun sequence genome encodes:
- the nup85 gene encoding nuclear pore complex protein Nup85 → MEEVDVEPVITNIPAASDGKHLGFAWGPGDILVHETLYKASGATGSGSPFIHEVRKDEDIYSPILRKLFNESHHIFVGLQTVREDLPSKNKKPQFVSISKNYRSVIRACMEELQQVAVSAKDTGVATQYGNQVSILLAIELIWNLCEVLFIDAAPAGSLLLHLLDWVRLHKADVDEKAREVLQSESPAEHRDYWDVVVSYVLQGRLEEARQMLVKQITLQPAASNMYKLMDTLLSKMPFYNPGGTQTLTEFDVKWRNWHEEVDRCLQDNSFASNQHLELICKILVGDEDTLLEHKELLSTWYHFLVTRLLFSHPTVKPTELHYYAQSCMTMFLDSRSVPEPLDSILLAAFEFDIHQVIKDCSIALNNWWFVAHLTDLLDHCKLLQSHNLHFGSNLREFLLLEYASGLFTHHSLWQLAVDYFDNCPEFGRVYLELQIERVPLDTERKALKVLRICEQRQMSEQVRSICKIMAMRALRNNRLGSALSWSIRAKDAAFATLISERFLQDYCTRGTFSDLDLIDNLGPAMLLSDRLTFLGKYREFHKLYGEKRFREAAKLLLSLMTAKIAPRSFWMTLLTDALPLLEQKEVIFSADQTHELMFCLEELTSSLNTTAPGTDQPMQDEDIELTKVELLRLALARNLAMAIVKEGTVEA, encoded by the exons ATGGAGGAGGTAGATGTTGAGCCGGTAATCACC AACATTCCTGCAGCGAGTGATGGGAAGCATTTGGGATTTGCATGGGGTCCTGGTGACATCCTGGTGCATGAGACCCTTTACAAAGCATCAG GTGCTACAGGATCAGGCTCCCCCTTCATCCACGAGGTCAGGAAGGACGAGGACATATATTCCCCCATTTTACGCAAACTCTTCAACGAGTCACATCACATCTTCGTTGGCCTGCAGACAGTTAGAGAGGACCTCCCCAGCAAGAACAAAAAACCCCA ATTTGTCAGCATCAGTAAAAACTATAGATCTGTGATACGAGCCTGTATGGAGGAGCTTCAGCAAGTTGCAG TTTCTGCAAAAGACACAGGAGTGGCCACGCAGTATGGAAATCAG GTGTCCATTCTGTTGGCCATTGAACTGATCTGGAATCTGTGTGAAGTGCTGTTCATCGATGCTGCTCCTG CGGGCTCCCTGTTGCTTCACCTCCTGGACTGGGTAAGGTTACACAAGGCTGATGTGGATGAGAAGGCCAGAGAAGTGCTGCAAAGTGAGAGCCCTGCTGAGCACCGTGACTACTGGGATGTG GTGGTGAGTTACGTGCTGCAGGGCAGGCTGGAAGAAGCCAGACAGATGCTGGTGAAGCAGATCACGCTACAGCCTGCTGCCAGTAACATGTACAAGCTGATGGACACTCTGCTCAGCAAGATGCCCTTCTACAAT CCTGGTGGCACCCAGACGCTAACAGAGTTTGATGTGAAGTGGAGAAACTGGCATGAGGAGGTGGACCGCTGCCTGCAGGACAACTCGTTTGCCAGCAACCAACACCTGGAGCTCATCTGCAAG ATCCTAGTTGGGGATGAAGACACTTTGCTTGAGCACAAGGAACTGTTGAGCACCTGGTACCACTTCCTGGTCACTAGACTGCTCTTCAGCCACCCAACAGTCAAACCCACTGAGTTACACTACTATGCACAG TCATGCATGACCATGTTTCTGGACTCAAGGAGCGTCCCAGAGCCGCTGGACAGCATCTTACTGGCTGCCTTTGAGTTTGACATCCATCAGGTCATCAAGGACTGCAG CATTGCTCTCAACAACTGGTGGTTCGTGGCCCACTTGACAGATCTGCTGGATCATTGCAAACTCCTCCAGTCTCACAATCTACA CTTTGGCTCCAACTTGAGAGAGTTTCTCCTGTTAGAATATGCTTCTGGTCTCTTCACTCATCACAG tCTGTGGCAGTTGGCCGTGGACTACTTTGACAACTGCCCGGAGTTTGGCCGCGTCTACCTGGAGCTGCAGATTGAGCGTGTTCCTTTAGACACAGAGCGCAAAGCCCTCAAGGTGCTCAGGATCTGTGAACAGAGGCAAATGTCTGAGCAAG TGCGGAGTATCTGTAAGATCATGGCTATGCGGGCCCTGAGGAACAACAGACTGGGCTCTGCTCTCTCCTGGAGCATCAGGGCCAAAGATGCTGCCTTTGCCACCCTCATTTCAGAGAG gttCTTACAGGATTACTGCACCAGAGGGACCTTCTCTGATTTGGACCTGATAGACAACCTGGGTCCAGCAATGCTGCTCAGCGACAGACTTACTTTCCTTG GGAAGTACCGTGAGTTCCACAAGCTGTACGGAGAGAAACGCTTCCGTGAGGCGGCTAAGCTGCTCCTCTCCCTCATGACGGCCAAGATCGCCCCCCGAAGCTTCTGGATGACTCTGCTGACCGACGCCCTGCCGCTGCTGGAGCAGAAAGAG GTGATCTTCTCAGCAGACCAAACCCACGAGCTGATGTTCTGTTTAGAGGAGCTAACCTCCTCACTGAACACCACAGCTCCCGGCACAGACCAGCCCATGCAG GATGAAGACATAGAGCTGACCAAAGTGGAGCTCCTGAGACTCGCTCTGGCCAGGAATCTGGCTATGGCCATAGTCAAAGAGGGAACAGTGGAAGCatga
- the gga3b gene encoding ADP-ribosylation factor-binding protein GGA3: MAYQEGESLESWLNKATHPTNRQEDWEYIIGFCDQINKELEGPQIAVTLLVHKIHSPQEWEALQALTVLEACMKNCGRRFHNEVGKYRFLNELIKVVSPKYMGGSAPEKVKMKIVEMLYSWTVAFPNETKISEAYQTLRRQGLVTRDPELPLDRTLIPSPPTRPKHPVFDNEDMGKLLAELLRSKNPEDLQEANRLIKNMVKEDEARVHKVTKRIHTLEEVNINVKLLTEMLSHYNKDSSTDSDKEIIKDLYGRCDKLRRAAFKMATETEDNDGSLGDILQASDDLSRVINSYKKIVEGQPINGDSEEPTAGHSESETTETLIDLAGLDTPSPPQPAAPPSQPSNPVSTSPMASSIPVLPPPPKRLAGSHGSQSNSPSHPPLDKASATLSLLDDELLSLGLNDPPTFLSSQSKPKLSELSNQWTSLQAPASSVDMFGSLAFSGPVVPPAEPAAATHSLQNLQDLALMGFSDLKCLSSQMTARGSSFGTPAAAPPLVPGQGSPSSTSFLQGTMPSSPALSHAKAQSLGSAPGSPLFRSLSPCHPPLQGSPARPTDTSLSNVHVPLEAIRPSKVLPVTAYDKDGVRMLLNFASDCPPGRPDVLVMVVSMLNTAPLPVYNVVLQAAVPKSMKMKLQPPSGTELAPFNPIQPPASITQIMLLANPTKEKVRLRYKLAFTLGDRPCNEVGEVDQFPPQETWGHL, encoded by the exons ATGGCGTACCAGGAAGGGGAGTCGCTTGAATCCTGGCTCA ATAAAGCCACCCATCCAACAAACAGACAGGAGGACTGGGAGTACATCATTGGCTTCTGTGATCAGATCAACAAGGAACTGGAAGG TCCTCAGATCGCTGTAACTCTACTCGTCCACAAAATCCACTCACCACAAGAATGGGAAGCTCTTCAGGCTCTGACC GTATTGGAGGCGTGTATGAAGAACTGCGGGAGAAGGTTTCATAATGAAGTTGgaaaatatagatttttaaaTGAGCTGATTAAAGTCGTGTCACCAAAG TACATGGGTGGCAGCGCGCCTGAGAAAGTGAAGATGAAGATTGTAGAGATGCTGTACAGCTGGACGGTGGCATTTCCAAATGAAACCAAGATCAGCGAAGCCTACCAGACGCTGAGAAGGCAGG GCCTCGTGACACGGGACCCAGAGTTACCGCTGGACAGGACTCTGATTCCTTCTCCTCCGACACGCCCTAAACATCCAGTGTTTGACAATGAGGACATGGGCAAG ctgctTGCTGAGCTTCTCCGGAGTAAAAATCCAGAGGACCTGCAGGAAGCCAACAGACTAATCAAAAACATGGTGAAAGAG gATGAAGCACGAGTACACAAGGTCACAAAGCGTATACACACGCTGGAGGAGGTGAACATCAATGTCAAGTTGCTGACGGAGATGCTGTCCCACTACAATAAAGACAGCTCCACTGACTCAGACAAGGAGATCATTAAG GACCTCTACGGGCGTTGTGACAAGCTGAGGCGTGCTGCTTTCAAAATGGCCACTGAGACGGAGGACAACGATGGCAGTTTAG GTGACATCCTGCAGGCCAGCGATGACCTCTCCAGGGTCATCAACTCCTATAAGAAGATTGTTGAGGGGCAGCCCATCAACGGTGACAGTGAGGAACCCACAGCTGGTCACAGTGAGAGTG AGACAACAGAGACACTGATCGACCTCGCCGGCCTTGACACTCCGAGTCCccctcaacctgctgccccTCCCTCCCAGCCCTCAAATCCTGTCTCCACCAGTCCCATGGCTTCCTCTATCCCTGTCCTACCTCCTCCTCCCAAACGCCTAGCCGGCTCCCATGGCAGTCAGAGCAACAGCCCGAGTCACCCCCCCCTCGACAAGGCCTCGGCCACGCTCTCTCTCCTCGATGATGAGCTGCTGTCTCTAG GACTGAACGACCCCCCTACCTTTCTGAGCAGCCAGTCAAAACCTAAGCTGAGCGAACTGTCCAATCAGTGGACGTCCTTGCAG GCTCCAGCTTCAAGTGTGGATATGTTTGGCAGCCTAGCTTTTTCTGGTCCAGTGGTGCCCCCAGCTGAACCAGCTGCTGCCACACACAGTCTCCAGAACCTGCAGGACCTGGCCTTGATGGGCTTTTCAGATCTCAAGTG tttgtccaGCCAGATGACGGCCAGAGGAAGCAGCTTTGGAACGCCTGCAGCAGCACCTCCCCTCGTACCGGGGCAGGGTTCTCCTTCCTCAACCTCTTTTCTCCAGGGCACAATGCCCAGCTCCCCCGCTCTGTCCCACGCCAAGGCCCAGAGCCTGGGCTCGGCCCCGGGCAGCCCTCTGTTCCGCTCTCTGTCCCCCTGCCACCCTCCCCTCCAGGGAAGCCCGGCCAGACCCACAGACACCTCCCTGAGCAATGTGCACGTCCCTCTGGAGGCCATCAGACCGA GTAAAGTGCTGCCTGTGACGGCCTACGATAAGGACGGTGTTCGCATGCTCCTCAACTTTGCATCTGACTGTCCCCCAGGCAGGCCCGATGTGTTGGTAATGGTGGTGTCCATGCTTAATACAGCGCCCCTGCCTGTTTACAATGTTGTACTGCAAGCTGCTGTTCCCAAG TCAATGAAGATGAAGCTGCAGCCTCCATCAGGAACAGAACTGGCACCATTTAACCCTATCCAGCCTCCAGCCTCCATTACCCAGATCATGTTGCTGGCCAATCCAACAAAG GAGAAGGTGCGTCTGCGCTACAAGCTGGCTTTCACACTAGGAGACCGTCCGTGCAACGAGGTTGGAGAGGTCGATCAGTTCCCCCCACAAGAGACATGGGGTCATCTATAG
- the mrps7 gene encoding 28S ribosomal protein S7, mitochondrial: MAASISGLLKPWTPRVFLVRWSRYNPYYLEPEVRKEAYSTPETELSAEEKEQRELKAIRPIKAATGGVSSSVFSDPVLSKFINMMMKHGNKVLAREILTQTLENLKRKQVEKYHKAPEGKKEEIECNPYTIFHQALENCKPVVGLASIQKGGKYYQVPIPLSDNRRRFLAMKWMITECRDNKHRRMHMYEKLSQELLAASTMEGNVVKKKYELHKMAEANRAYAHYRWW; the protein is encoded by the exons ATGGCTGCTTCCATATCAGGATTGTTAAAACCTTGGACACCGAG AGTGTTCCTGGTGAGATGGAGCAGATACAACCCTTACTATCTAGAGCCAGAGGTCAGGAAGGAGGCCTACAGCACACCAGAGACAGAGCTGAGCGCTGAGGAAAAGGAGCAGCGGGAGCTCAAAGCGATCAGACCCATCAAGGCAGCAACCGGCGGAGTCAGCAGCTCTGTTTTCAGCGACCCAGTCCTCAG taaattcatcaacatgatGATGAAACACGGAAACAAGGTCCTGGCCAGAGAGATCTTGACGCAG ACCCTGGAGAACCTGAAGAGGAAACAGGTAGAGAAATACCACAAGGCTCCAGAAGGGAAGAAGGAGGAGATCGAGTGCAACCCCTACACCATTTTTCACCAGGCTCTGGAGAACTGTAAGCCAGTCGTTGGGCTGGCCAGCATACAGAAAGGTGGAAAGTACTACCAG GTGCCCATCCCTCTCTCGGACAACAGACGTCGCTTCCTTGCCATGAAATGGATGATCACAGAGTGCCGGGACAACAAACACCGACGCATGCACATGTATGAAAAACTTTCCCAGGAACTGCTGGCAGCCTCCACGATGGAGGGCAACGTTGTCAAGAAGAAGTATGAGCTGCACAAGATGGCCGAAGCCAACAGAGCCTACGCTCACTACCGCTGGTGGTAG
- the mif4gdb gene encoding MIF4G domain-containing protein B gives MENSTDDYRIQSFDLDTQMLLKTALKDPSSVNLEKVSSIIVDQSLKDQVFSKEAGRICYTIVQAEAKQSNGNVFRRSLLNRLQQEFKGREETRGRSLQEWVCYVTFICNIFDYLKVNNMPMVALVHPVFDCLIRLAQPDALMNEEEVDCLVLQLHRIGEQLEKVNSQRMDELFFLLRDGFLLQEGLTSMTRLLLLEILEFRAGGWMLSSTAHKYYYSEIAD, from the exons ATGGAAAACTCTACTGATGACTACAGGATCCAGTCATTTGACCTGGACACACAGATGTTGTTGAAAACAGCATTGAAAG atCCAAGTTCAGTGAACCTGGAGAAGGTATCCAGTATCATCGTAGATCAGTCTTTGAAGGACCAGGTGTTCAGCAAAGAGGCTGGACGCATCTGCTACACCATCGTGCAG GCCGAGGCCAAGCAGAGCAACGGAAATGTGTTCAGGAGGAGCTTGTTGAACCGGCTCCAGCAGGAATTCAAGGGCCGTGAGGAAACGAGGGGGCGCTCGCTGCAGGAGTGGGTGTGCTACGTCACGTTCATCTGCAACATCTTCGACTACCTCAAA GTGAACAACATGCCGATGGTGGCTCTGGTCCATCCTGTGTTTGACTGTCTGATTAGGCTGGCCCAACCCGATGCTCTGATgaatgaggaggag GTGGACTGCCTGGTGCTGCAGCTGCATCGCATCGGAGAGCAGCTGGAGAAGGTAAACAGTCAGCGGATGGACGAGCTGTTCTTCCTGCTGCGTGACGGCTTCCTGCTTCAGGAGGGCCTGACCTCCATGACCCGCCTGCTGCTGTTGGAGATCCTGGAGTTCAGGGCCGGAGGCTGGATGCTCAGCAGCACTGCCCACAAGTACTACTACAGTGAAATTGCCGACTAG
- the slc25a19 gene encoding mitochondrial thiamine pyrophosphate carrier has protein sequence MVGYDPGAQGAGLAPEEAALAGSAAGMVTRALISPFDVLKIRFQLQIERVSSKRPEGKYWGLFQASHCIYSEEGLSAFWKGHIPAQLLSICFGAVQFASFEFLTEVVHKMTPYDSQTAGVHFVCGGLAACSATAVCQPLDTLRTRFAAQGNPKVYRNLRHAVSTMCRSEGVLTFYRGLSPTLLAVFPYAGLQFYTYNIFKKLLAPPPKAGKSGGDLRSLVCGSGAGIISKTMTYPFDLFKKRLQVGGFEAARVHFGQVRSYRGLADCVVHIAKEEGVRGFFKGLYPSLVKAALSTGFTFFWYEFFLNVMYDLKDSRRTNGLTKESKER, from the exons ATGGTGGGCTATGACCCCGGGGCTCAGGGTGCAGGCCTCGCACCAGAGGAGGCAGCGCTGGCAGGATCAGCTGCTGGGATGGTCACCCGAGCTCTCATAAGCCCCTTTGACGTGCTTAAAATACGATTTCAG CTACAGATTGAGCGTGTGTCTTCAAAGAGGCCGGAGGGCAAGTACTGGGGATTATTTCAGGCATCCCACTGCATTTATTCAGAGGAGGGACTCTCTGCTTTCTGGAAGGGCCATATTCCTGCACAGCTCCTCTCCATCTGCTTCGGGGCCGTCCAG TTTGCCAGTTTCGAGTTCCTGACTGAGGTGGTCCACAAGATGACGCCATATGACAGCCAGACAGCAGGAGTTCACTTTGTGTGTGGAGGTTTGGCCGCCTGCTCTGCTACAGCGGTCTGCCAGCCTCTGGACACACTGCGGACACGCTTTGCAGCTCAGGGTAACCCCAAG GTGTACAGGAACCTGCGACACGCTGTGTCTACAATGTGCCGCTCAGAGGGGGTACTGACGTTTTACCGCGGCCTGTCTCCAACACTGCTGGCAGTTTTTCCTTACGCTGGGCTGCAATTCTATACCTacaatatctttaaaaaactgTTGGCTCCACCACCCAAAGCTGGAAAGTCAGGAG GAGACCTGAGAAGCCTTGTCTGCGGCAGTGGAGCTGGAATCATCAGCAAAACAATGACATACCCCTTCGACCTCTTCAAGAAGAGGCTGCAGGTGGGGGGCTTTGAGGCAGCCAGAGTTCACTTCGGACAG GTACGGAGTTATAGAGGCCTGGCGGACTGCGTGGTTCACATAGCCAAAGAGGAGGGTGTCCGGGGCTTCTTCAAAGGCCTCTATCCCAGCCTTGTGAAGGCTGCGCTGTCGACAGGCTTCACCTTTTTTTGGTATGAATTTTTCCTCAATGTCATGTATGACCTCAAGGACAGCCGGAGGACAAATGGCCTCACCAAAGAATCAAAGGAAAgataa